The DNA sequence CGCGCCACGGCCGTCGACCAGCATCGTGGCCCCCTCGGCCTGGGGCGCGGAGCCCCAGACCGAGACAACCACCGCGCGGCCGACCGGGCCGCCCGCCTGCATCTGTGCGTACGCCTCCAGGAGGGCCCGCATCCCGCCGCTAGCGATTCCGGCCGTACTGCTCGTGACTGGACACCCAGTCCGAGGACGAGATGGCCGAGGCGAGTGAGATCTCGCCGGCCAGCACGACCCCCGCGATGATCTCCGCGAGCTTGTTCACCTTCCCCCGTCCACGGCAGCCCAGGATCTCCAGCGATTCCGCCTGGGTCGGCAGGCCTGTGCCGCCGCCGTGCGTGGCGATGATCAGCGACGGGATGGTGATGGAGAGGTACATGTCGCGGTTCTTCGTCAGTTCCGCGTAGAGGATGGCAGCGGAGGATTCGGCAACGTTGGCCACGTCCTGGCCGGTGGCGATGAAGAGCGCGGTGATGCCGTTGGCGGAATGGGCGCCGTTGTTGTTGGCCCCGCTGATGAAGGCGCCCACGTTGGCGACGCCGTGGTGGTACACCAAACTCTCCGGTTCCACCCGCATCTGCTGGATCAGGACATCGCGCGGGACGGTGACTTCCGCGGTGACGCGCTTGCCCCGGGTGCGCATCACGTTGATCTGCGACGCCTTCTTGTCGGTGGCGAAGTTCGACTCAAGGTAGAAATGCGCGATCCCGGCATAGTTGTCCAGGATCCAGCTGCAGGCCGCAAAGGTGGCCCGGCCCACCATGTTCTGGCCCGCGGCGTCCCCCGTGCTGTAGTTGAACCGCAGGAACACGAACTTGTTGGACTGGTACGGATCAACGTATTGCAGCTTGGCCACGCTCGACGTCGCCTCCGCCTCCTCCCGGATCCTCGGCATCTGGTCCGCGACCCACTTCACGAACTCACGCCCGGACCGCGCGTCCTCGAAAACAAAAACCGGGGCGCGCTGCATCGCGTCCCCGACGACGGTGCACCGCGCGCCGCCGGACAGGTT is a window from the Gemmatimonadales bacterium genome containing:
- a CDS encoding hydroxymethylglutaryl-CoA reductase is translated as MFIPTLLLKKLYTLGSLTNVEQGVRFGIKNRLSNVEITAVLSVSIDGVAIPLDQVAIHLPGGRILTADSIAGGAPIEFPVGMILSLVARHPAVGPGKHTIALAVKTKGFGKLSFDVEDSIQEGGHTLVRIPRDAEDDYSEAAIRARQAFIEKETGATLAHIGKHSFDPHLTKGNCEHFIGVAQVPMGLAGPITINGEHAKGDFLVPMATSEGTLVASYNRGIKVINLSGGARCTVVGDAMQRAPVFVFEDARSGREFVKWVADQMPRIREEAEATSSVAKLQYVDPYQSNKFVFLRFNYSTGDAAGQNMVGRATFAACSWILDNYAGIAHFYLESNFATDKKASQINVMRTRGKRVTAEVTVPRDVLIQQMRVEPESLVYHHGVANVGAFISGANNNGAHSANGITALFIATGQDVANVAESSAAILYAELTKNRDMYLSITIPSLIIATHGGGTGLPTQAESLEILGCRGRGKVNKLAEIIAGVVLAGEISLASAISSSDWVSSHEQYGRNR